In Spirosoma pollinicola, the genomic window CCAGTTCAACGGCTTCTTCACCTACTTTCTGTGCAATCTTGTTCACACCACGCCCAAATAGGCTCGTGGTGTATGACTTCTCGGATGGGTTAACCTTCCGATCATGAATAATGCCTTGCAGGTAATTTAAGAACTGACCCTTCCCCTGATTTACTTCATCGAAACACGTATCGGCACCTGTATGGCAGGTTGGCCCGGCGGGGGCAGACTTAATTAAAAGCGTGTCGCCGTCGCAGTCGATCAGGATTTCCCGAACGTGCAGGAAGTTATTAGAGGTTTCGCCCTTGGTCCAGAGCCGCTGTTTGCTCCGGCTGAAAAACGTCACCACGTTCTCAGCAACGGTTTTGTCGTAAGCTTCGCGGTTCATATACCCCAGCATCAGGACTTTGCCGGTTTCGACATCCTGAATTACGGCTGGAATGAGGCCGTCGGGCGACTTATCAAAGTTAATCTCGGAATTCATGCCGCAAAGGTAGTCGTTACGACCGAATCGTTTCTACAAACGCACGAATGCTCTCGGCCGATGTGCCTTT contains:
- the hisIE gene encoding bifunctional phosphoribosyl-AMP cyclohydrolase/phosphoribosyl-ATP diphosphatase HisIE, translating into MNSEINFDKSPDGLIPAVIQDVETGKVLMLGYMNREAYDKTVAENVVTFFSRSKQRLWTKGETSNNFLHVREILIDCDGDTLLIKSAPAGPTCHTGADTCFDEVNQGKGQFLNYLQGIIHDRKVNPSEKSYTTSLFGRGVNKIAQKVGEEAVELVIEAKDDNDDLFKGEAADLLFHFLVLLEQKNMDLDDIVAVLQTRHVKQ